A single genomic interval of Paralichthys olivaceus isolate ysfri-2021 chromosome 7, ASM2471397v2, whole genome shotgun sequence harbors:
- the LOC138410878 gene encoding centrosomal protein of 83 kDa-like: protein MPKNKSGRVPDNEKLFEDLLEEKQNLDSKNMHLAHENASLKIAMSCKEASWKKEKESMQNADYEKLKEELQLDFKDAKKELRLQEKDCRSLSTCCQSQQAEIHKIRRDLKQRCNHVNELEYSIKQREQVIDRTVHEKMALEEEINELTTKLKAMGTKVLQNEPDWQSEIKALKHELSREQAEKEAGSSRIKELERQLKVTEEKWVTKHEARIVQMDQLINSLTSQNKALEASNKKLLSMQQAMEARILQNKTEWETKVNTLEDHLSSEQAEKEAGFTKIKELERQLQVTEEKWVTKHEARIVYTDQVINSLSSQNMALEASNQRLISVQQTIEARILRNKTEWETKVNTLEDHLSSEQAEKEAGFTKIKELEKLFSNTEQMWAAKHEADIKLLILKQIKLQELALMTDKDKARIQEEQKKAKKEAEKRQKKELQEKKRQEQRDKLDREKEEKRQRK from the exons atgccaaagaacaagtcaggaagg gtgccagacaacgagaaattgtttgaggacctccttgaggaaaagcagaatttggattctaagaatatgcatctggctcatgaaaatgccagtctgaagatcgccatgtcctgcaaagaagcttcatggaaaaaggaaaaggagagcatgcagaatgcagattatgaaaaactcaaggaagaactacagctcgactttaaggatgccaagaaagagttgaggctccaagagaaggactgcaggtccttgagtacttgttgtcaaagccagcaggcagagatccacaagatcagacgtgacctcaagcaaaggtgcaaccacgtcaatgagctggagtactccattaaacagagggaacaggtgatcgacaggacagtgcatgagaaaatggcactggaagaggaaatcaatgagctcacaaccaagctcaaagctatggggacaaaagttctccagaacgagcctgactggcagtcagaaatcaaggctctgaagcacgagctcagccgtgagcaggcagagaaggaggctggctccagtagaatcaaggagctggagagacagctcaaggtcacagaagagaagtgggtgaccaaacatgaggccagaattgtccaaatggatcagctgatcaacagtctcaccagtcaaaataaggcactggaagccagcaacaagaaactcctgtccatgcagcaagccatggaggcaaggatcctccagaacaagactgagtgggagacgaaagttaacactctggaggaccatctcagtagtgagcaggctgagaaggaggctggcttcacaaaaatcaaggagctggagagacagctccaggtcacagaagagaagtgggtgaccaaacatgaggccagaattgtctatacggatcaggtgatcaacagtctcagcagtcagaatatggcactggaagccagcaaccagaggctcatctctgtgcagcaaaccatcgaggcaaggatcctccggaacaagactgagtgggagacgaaagttaacactctggaggaccatctcagtagtgagcaggctgagaaggaggctggcttcacaaaaatcaaggagctggagaaactgttcagcaatactgagcagatgtgggcggccaagcatgaggcagacataaagctgctcattctgaaacagatcaagcttcag gaactggccttgatgaccgataaggacaaggcaaggattcaagaggagcaaaagaaagcaaagaaagaggcagagaagaggcaaaagaaggagctgcaagagaagaagaggcaggagcagagagacaaactagacagagagaaggaggagaagcggcaaaggaaatga
- the LOC138410875 gene encoding calponin homology domain-containing protein DDB_G0272472-like, which yields MPKNKSGRVPDHEKLFEDLLEEKQNLDSKNMHLAHENASLKIAMSCKEASWKKEKESMQNADYEKLKEELQLDLKDAKKELRLQEKDYRSLSTRCQSQQAEIHKIRRDLKQRCNHVNELEYSIKQREQVIDRTVHEKMALEEEINELTTKLKAMGTKVLQNEPDWQSEIKALKHELSREQAEKEAGSSRIKELERQLKVTEEKWVTKHEARIVQTDQLINSLTSQNKALEASNKKLLSMQQAMEARILQNKTEWETKVNTLEDHLSSERVEKEAGSNRIKELERQLKVTEEKWVTKREARIVYTDQVINSLSSQNMALEASNQRLISVQQAIEARILQNKTEWETKVNTLEDHLSSEQAEKEAGFTKIKELEKLVSNTEQMWAAKHEADILKLLILKQIKLQELALMTDKDKARIQEEQKKAKKEAEKRQKKELQEKKRQEQRDKLDREKEEKRQRK from the exons atgccaaagaacaagtcaggaagg gtgccagaccacgagaaattgtttgaggacctccttgaggaaaagcagaatttggattctaagaatatgcatctggctcatgaaaatgccagtctgaagatcgccatgtcctgcaaagaagcttcatggaaaaaggaaaaggagagcatgcagaatgcagattatgaaaaactcaaggaagaactacagctcgaccttaaggatgccaagaaagagttgaggctccaagagaaggactacaggtccttgagtactcgttgtcaaagccagcaggcagagatccacaagatcagacgtgacctaaagcaaaggtgcaaccacgtcaatgagctggagtactccattaaacagagggaacaggtgatcgacaggacagtgcatgagaaaatggcactggaagaggaaatcaatgagctcacaaccaagctcaaagctatggggacaaaagttctccagaacgagcctgactggcagtcagaaatcaaggctctgaagcacgagctcagccgtgagcaggcagagaaggaggctggctccagtagaatcaaggagctggagagacagctcaaggtcacagaagagaagtgggtgaccaaacatgaggccagaattgtccaaacggatcagctgatcaacagtctcaccagtcaaaataaggcactggaagccagcaacaagaaactcctgtccatgcagcaagccatggaggcaaggatcctccagaacaagactgagtgggagactaaagttaacactctggaggaccatctcagtagtgagcgggtggagaaggaggctggctccaatcgaatcaaggagctggagagacagctcaaggtcacagaagagaagtgggtgaccaaacgtgaggccagaattgtctatacggatcaggtgatcaacagtctcagcagtcagaatatggcactggaagccagcaaccagaggctcatctccgtgcagcaagccatcgaggcaaggatcctccagaacaagactgagtgggagacgaaagttaacactctggaggaccatctcagtagtgagcaggctgagaaggaggctggcttcacaaaaatcaaggagctggagaaactggtcagcaatactgagcagatgtgggcggccaagcatgaggcagacatactaaagctgctcattctgaaacagatcaagcttcag gaactggccttgatgaccgataaggacaaggcaaggattcaagaggagcaaaagaaagcaaagaaagaggcagagaagaggcaaaagaaggagctgcaagagaagaagaggcaggagcagagagacaaactagacagagagaaggaggagaagcggcaaaggaaatga
- the LOC138410881 gene encoding calponin homology domain-containing protein DDB_G0272472-like, translating into MHLAHENASLKIAMSCKEASWKKEKESMQNADYEKLKEELQLDLKDAKKELRLQEKDYRSLSTRCQSQQAEIHKIRRDLKQRCNHVNELEYSIKQREQVIDRTVHEKMALEEEINELTTKLKAMGTKVLQNEPDWQSEIKALKHELSREQAEKEAGSSRIKELERQLKVTEEKWVTKHEARIVQTDQLINSLTSQNKALEASNKKLLSMQQAMEARILQNKTEWETKVNTLEDHLSSERVEKEAGSNRIKELERQLKVTEEKWVTKREARIVYTDQVINSLSSQNMALEASNQRLISVQQAIEARILQNKTEWETKVNTLEDHLSSEQAEKEAGFTKIKELEKLVSNTEQMWAAKHEADILKLLILKQIKLQELALMTDKDKARIQEEQKKAKKEAEKRQKKELQEKKRQEQRDKLDREKEEKRQRK; encoded by the exons atgcatctggctcatgaaaatgccagtctgaagatcgccatgtcctgcaaagaagcttcatggaaaaaggaaaaggagagcatgcagaatgcagattatgaaaaactcaaggaagaactacagctcgaccttaaggatgccaagaaagagttgaggctccaagagaaggactacaggtccttgagtactcgttgtcaaagccagcaggcagagatccacaagatcagacgtgacctcaagcaaaggtgcaaccacgtcaatgagctggagtactccattaaacagagggaacaggtgatcgacaggacagtgcatgagaaaatggcactggaagaggaaatcaatgagctcacaaccaagctcaaagctatggggacaaaagttctccagaacgagcctgactggcagtcagaaatcaaggctctgaagcacgagctcagccgtgagcaggcagagaaggaggctggctccagtagaatcaaggagctggagagacagctcaaggtcacagaagagaagtgggtgaccaaacatgaggccagaattgtccaaacggatcagctgatcaacagtctcaccagtcaaaataaggcactggaagccagcaacaagaaactcctgtccatgcagcaagccatggaggcaaggatcctccagaacaagactgagtgggagactaaagttaacactctggaggaccatctcagtagtgagcgggtggagaaggaggctggctccaatcgaatcaaggagctggagagacagctcaaggtcacagaagagaagtgggtgaccaaacgtgaggccagaattgtctatacggatcaggtgatcaacagtctcagcagtcagaatatggcactggaagccagcaaccagaggctcatctccgtgcagcaagccatcgaggcaaggatcctccagaacaagactgagtgggagacgaaagttaacactctggaggaccatctcagtagtgagcaggctgagaaggaggctggcttcacaaaaatcaaggagctggagaaactggtcagcaatactgagcagatgtgggcggccaagcatgaggcagacatactaaagctgctcattctgaaacagatcaagcttcag gaactggccttgatgaccgataaggacaaggcaaggattcaagaggagcaaaagaaagcaaagaaagaggcagagaagaggcaaaagaaggagctgcaagagaagaagaggcaggagcagagagacaaactagacagagagaaggaggagaagcggcaaaggaaatga
- the LOC138410847 gene encoding calponin homology domain-containing protein DDB_G0272472-like, whose product MFVRVFQVPDHEKLFEDLLEEKQNLDSKNMHLAHENASLKIAMSCKEASWKKEKESMQNADYEKLKEELQLDLKDAKKELRLQEKDYRSLSTRCQSQQAEIHKIRRDLKQRCNHVNELEYSIKQREQVIDRTVHEKMALEEEINELTTKLKAMGTKVLQNEPDWQSEIKALKHELSREQAEKEAGSSRIKELERQLKVTEEKWVTKHEARIVQTDQLINSLTSQNKALEASNKKLLSMQQAMEARILQNKTEWETKVNTLEDHLSSERVEKEASSNRIKELERQLKVTEEKWVTKHEARIVYTDQVINSLSSQNMALEASNQRLISVQQTIEARILRNKTEWETKVNTLEDHLSSEQAEKEAGFTKIKELEKLVSNTEQMWAAKHEADIKLLILKQIKLQELALMTDKDKARIQEEQKKAKKEAEKRQKKELQEKKRQEQRDKLDREKEEKRQRK is encoded by the exons atgtttgttcgagtctttcaggtgccagaccacgagaaattgtttgaggacctccttgaggaaaagcagaatttggattctaagaatatgcatctggctcatgaaaatgccagtctgaagatcgccatgtcctgcaaagaagcttcatggaaaaaggaaaaggagagcatgcagaatgcagattatgaaaaactcaaggaagaactacagctcgaccttaaggatgctaagaaagagttgaggctccaagagaaggactacaggtccttgagtactcgttgtcaaagccagcaggcagagatccacaagatcagacgtgacctcaagcaaaggtgcaaccacgtcaatgagctggagtactccattaaacagagggaacaggtgatcgacaggacagtgcatgagaaaatggcactggaagaggaaatcaatgagctcacaaccaagctcaaagctatggggacaaaagttctccagaacgagcctgactggcagtcagaaatcaaggctctgaagcacgagctcagccgtgagcaggcagagaaggaggctggctctagtagaatcaaggagctggagagacagctcaaggtcacagaagagaagtgggtgaccaaacatgaggccagaattgtccaaacggatcagctgatcaacagtctcaccagtcaaaataaggcactggaagccagcaacaagaaactcctgtccatgcagcaagccatggaggcaaggatcctccagaacaagactgagtgggagactaaagttaacactctggaggaccatctcagtagtgagcgggtggagaaggaggctagctccaatcgaatcaaggagctggagagacagctcaaggtcacagaagagaagtgggtgactaaacatgaggccagaattgtctatacggatcaggtgatcaacagtctcagcagtcagaatatggcactggaagccagcaaccagaggctcatctctgtgcagcaaaccatcgaggcaaggatcctccggaacaagactgagtgggagacgaaagttaacactctggaggaccatctcagtagtgagcaggctgagaaggaggctggcttcacaaaaatcaaggagctggagaaactggtcagcaatactgagcagatgtgggcggccaagcatgaggcagacataaagctgctcattctgaaacagatcaagcttcag gaactggccttgatgaccgataaggacaaggcaaggattcaagaggagcaaaagaaagcaaagaaagaggcagagaagaggcaaaagaaggagctgcaagagaagaagaggcaggagcagagagacaaactagacagagagaaggaggagaagcggcaaaggaaatga
- the LOC138410879 gene encoding centrosomal protein of 83 kDa-like: MPKNKSGRVPDNEKLFEDLLEEKQNLDSKNMHLAHENASLKIAMSCKEASWKKEKESMQNADYEKLKEELQLDFKDAKKELRLQEKDSRSLSTCCQSQQAEIHKIRRDLKQRCNHVNELEYSIKQREQVIDRTVHEKMALEEEINELTTKLKAMGTKVLQNEPDWQSEIKALKHELSREQAEKEAGSSRIKELERQLKVTEEKWVTKHEARIVQMDQLINSLTSQNKALEASNKKLLSMQQAMEARILQNKTEWETKVNTLEDHLSSEQAEKEAGFTKIKELERQLQVTEEKWVTKHEARIVYTDQVINSLSSQNMALEASNQRLISVQQTIEARILRNKTEWETKVNTLEDHLSSEQAEKEAGFTKIKELEKLFSNTEQMWAAKHEADIKLLILKQIKLQELALMTDKDKARIQEEQKKAKKEAEKRQKKELQEKKRQEQRDKLDREKEEKRQRK, encoded by the exons atgccaaagaacaagtcaggaagg gtgccagacaacgagaaattgtttgaggacctccttgaggaaaagcagaatttggattctaagaatatgcatctggctcatgaaaatgccagtctgaagatcgccatgtcctgcaaagaagcttcatggaaaaaggaaaaggagagcatgcagaatgcagattatgaaaaactcaaggaagaactacagctcgactttaaggatgccaagaaagagttgaggctccaagagaaggactccaggtccttgagtacttgttgtcaaagccagcaggcagagatccacaagatcagacgtgacctcaagcaaaggtgcaaccacgtcaatgagctggagtactccattaaacagagggaacaggtgatcgacaggacagtgcatgagaaaatggcactggaagaggaaatcaatgagctcacaaccaagctcaaagctatggggacaaaagttctccagaacgagcctgactggcagtcagaaatcaaggctctgaagcacgagctcagccgtgagcaggcagagaaggaggctggctccagtagaatcaaggagctggagagacagctcaaggtcacagaagagaagtgggtgaccaaacatgaggccagaattgtccaaatggatcagctgatcaacagtctcaccagtcaaaataaggcactggaagccagcaacaagaaactcctgtccatgcagcaagccatggaggcaaggatcctccagaacaagactgagtgggagacgaaagttaacactctggaggaccatctcagtagtgagcaggctgagaaggaggctggcttcacaaaaatcaaggagctggagagacagctccaggtcacagaagagaagtgggtgaccaaacatgaggccagaattgtctatacggatcaggtgatcaacagtctcagcagtcagaatatggcactggaagccagcaaccagaggctcatctctgtgcagcaaaccatcgaggcaaggatcctccggaacaagactgagtgggagacgaaagttaacactctggaggaccatctcagtagtgagcaggctgagaaggaggctggcttcacaaaaatcaaggagctggagaaactgttcagcaatactgagcagatgtgggcggccaagcatgaggcagacataaagctgctcattctgaaacagatcaagcttcag gaactggccttgatgaccgataaggacaaggcaaggattcaagaggagcaaaagaaagcaaagaaagaggcagagaagaggcaaaagaaggagctgcaagagaagaagaggcaggagcagagagacaaactagacagagagaaggaggagaagcggcaaaggaaatga
- the LOC138410880 gene encoding calponin homology domain-containing protein DDB_G0272472-like has protein sequence MPKNKSGRVPDNEKLFEDLLEEKQNLDSKNMHLAHENASLKIAMSCKEASWKKEKESMQNADYEKLKEELQLDFKDAKKELRLQEKDCRSLSTRCQSQQAEIHKIRRDLKQRCNHVNELEYSIKQREQVIDRTVHEKMALEEEINELTTKLKAMGTKVLQNEPDWQSEIKALKHELSREQAEKEAGSSRIKELERQLKVTEEKWVTKHEARIVQMDQLINSLTSQNKALEASNKKLLSMQQAMEARILQNKTEWETKVNTLEDHLSSERVEKEAGSNRIKELERQLQVTEEKWVTKHEARIVYTDQVINSLSSQNMALEASNQRLISVQQTIEARILRNKTEWETKVNTLEDHLSSEQAEKEAGFTKIKELEKLVSNTEQMWAAKHEADIKLLILKQIKLQELALMTDKDKARIQKEQKKAKKEAEKRQKKELQEKKRQEQRDKLDREKEEKRQRK, from the exons atgccaaagaacaagtcaggaagg gtgccagacaacgagaaattgtttgaggacctccttgaggaaaagcagaatttggattctaagaatatgcatctggctcatgaaaatgccagtctgaagatcgccatgtcctgcaaagaagcttcatggaaaaaggaaaaggagagcatgcagaatgcagattatgaaaaactcaaggaagaactacagctcgactttaaggatgccaagaaagagttgaggctccaagagaaggactgcaggtccttgagtactcgttgtcaaagccagcaggcagagatccacaagatcagacgtgacctcaagcaaaggtgcaaccacgtcaatgagctggagtactccattaaacagagggaacaggtgatcgacaggacagtgcatgagaaaatggcactggaagaggaaatcaatgagctcacaaccaagctcaaagctatggggacaaaagttctccagaacgagcctgactggcagtcagaaatcaaggctctgaagcacgagctcagccgtgagcaggcagagaaggaggctggctccagtagaatcaaggagctggagagacagctcaaggtcacagaagagaagtgggtgaccaaacatgaggccagaattgtccaaatggatcagctgatcaacagtctcaccagtcaaaataaggcactggaagccagcaacaagaaactcctgtccatgcagcaagccatggaggcaaggatcctccagaacaagactgagtgggagacgaaagttaacactctggaggaccatctcagtagtgagcgggtggagaaggaggctggctccaatcgaatcaaggagctggagagacagctccaggtcacagaagagaagtgggtgaccaaacatgaggccagaattgtctatacggatcaggtgatcaacagtctcagcagtcagaatatggcactggaagccagcaaccagaggctcatctctgtgcagcaaaccatcgaggcaaggatcctccggaacaagactgagtgggagacgaaagttaacactctggaggaccatctcagtagtgagcaggctgagaaggaggctggcttcacaaaaatcaaggagctggagaaactggtcagcaatactgagcagatgtgggcggccaagcatgaggcagacataaagctgctcattctgaaacagatcaagcttcag gaactggccttgatgaccgataaggacaaggcaaggattcaaaaggagcaaaagaaagcaaagaaagaggcagagaagaggcaaaagaaggagctgcaagagaagaagaggcaggagcagagagacaaactagacagagagaaggaggagaagcggcaaaggaaatga
- the LOC138410837 gene encoding centrosomal protein of 83 kDa-like, translating to MFVRVFQVPDNEKLFEDLLEEKQNLDSKNMHLAHENASLKIAMSCKEASWKKEKESMQNADYEKLKEELQLDFKDAKKELRLQEKDCRSLSTRCQSQQAEIHKIRRDLKQRCNHVNELEYSIKQREQVIDRTVHEKMALEEEINELTTKLKAMGTKVLQNEPDWQSEIKALKHELSREQAEKEAGSSRIKELERQLKVTEEKWVTKHEARIVQMDQLINSLTSQNKALEASNKKLLSMQQAMEARILQNKTEWETKVNTLEDHLSSEQAEKEAGFTKIKELERQLQVTEEKWVTKHEARIVYTDQVINSLSSQNMALEASNQRLISVQQTIEARILRNKTEWETKVNTLEDHLSSEQAEKEAGFTKIKELEKLVSNTEQMWAAKHEADIKLLILKQIKLQELALMTDKDKARIQEEQKKAKKEAEKRQKKELQEKKRQEQRDKLDREKEEKRQRK from the exons atgtttgttcgtgtctttcaggtgccagacaacgagaaattgtttgaggacctccttgaggaaaagcagaatttggattctaagaatatgcatctggctcatgaaaatgccagtctgaagatcgccatgtcctgcaaagaagcttcatggaaaaaggaaaaggagagcatgcagaatgcagattatgaaaaactcaaggaagaactacagctcgactttaaggatgccaagaaagagttgaggctccaagagaaggactgcaggtccttgagtactcgttgtcaaagccagcaggcagagatccacaagatcagacgtgacctcaagcaaaggtgcaaccacgtcaatgagctggagtactccattaaacagagggaacaggtgatcgacaggacagtgcatgagaaaatggcactggaagaggaaatcaatgagctcacaaccaagctcaaagctatggggacaaaagttctccagaacgagcctgactggcagtcagaaatcaaggctctgaagcacgagctcagccgtgagcaggcagagaaggaggctggctccagtagaatcaaggagctggagagacagctcaaggtcacagaagagaagtgggtgaccaaacatgaggccagaattgtccaaatggatcagctgatcaacagtctcaccagtcaaaataaggcactggaagccagcaacaagaaactcctgtccatgcagcaagccatggaggcaaggatcctccagaacaagactgagtgggagacgaaagttaacactctggaggaccatctcagtagtgagcaggctgagaaggaggctggcttcacaaaaatcaaggagctggagagacagctccaggtcacagaagagaagtgggtgaccaaacatgaggccagaattgtctatacggatcaggtgatcaacagtctcagcagtcagaatatggcactggaagccagcaaccagaggctcatctctgtgcagcaaaccatcgaggcaaggatcctccggaacaagactgagtgggagacgaaagttaacactctggaggaccatctcagtagtgagcaggctgagaaggaggctggcttcacaaaaatcaaggagctggagaaactggtcagcaatactgagcagatgtgggcggccaagcatgaggcagacataaagctgctcattctgaaacagatcaagcttcag gaactggccttgatgaccgataaggacaaggcaaggattcaagaggagcaaaagaaagcaaagaaagaggcagagaagaggcaaaagaaggagctgcaagagaagaagaggcaggagcagagagacaaactagacagagagaaggaggagaagcggcaaaggaaatga